One window of Tenacibaculum maritimum NCIMB 2154 genomic DNA carries:
- a CDS encoding peptide MFS transporter: protein MNNLKGVGKRRFLGHPVGLFILFFTEMWERFSFYGMKALLIFYLTKYHLFSDSTGNLLIGSYAALVYAVPVIGGFIADKYLGFRKAIVFGGVLLVLGHLGMAYEGNAATRSITGEITRDDVALQVFYFSLALIILGVGFLKANISSLVGELYEIGDKRRDSGFTIFYMGINLGSFLATIVCVWLGERYGWSYGFGAAGIGMTLGLITFIVGKRSLMGKGESNNPEFLNKLTFGVKNEWLIYMGSVLSTVVFWQMVQKHEAVSVSLMIAGAVSFIYIVYYAITQLNSKARQQLFALTILIVFTIIFWALFEQAYTSLNLFADRVLDRGQIAAGTFLSLNAFFIIVLAPVFAWLWVKLGKNNPNTAVKFSLALIFVGLGFGSLVLGINGSGSAKVAMYWLVLTYFLHTCGELCLSPVGLSAVTKLSPPKIVGFMMGVWFLATASSEFIASVLANIASIDTSNGTALDLNVAKESYLQLFEYLFYTGISFGVALLILSPFVKKMMHGVDIDDSGEDEILLEEKH from the coding sequence ATGAACAATTTAAAAGGTGTTGGAAAAAGAAGGTTTTTAGGGCATCCGGTAGGGCTCTTTATCCTTTTTTTTACAGAAATGTGGGAACGTTTTTCTTTTTATGGAATGAAGGCTCTCTTGATATTTTACCTAACTAAATATCATCTGTTTTCTGATAGTACAGGAAACTTATTAATAGGAAGTTATGCAGCCTTGGTTTATGCTGTACCTGTAATAGGAGGTTTTATAGCGGATAAATATTTGGGATTTAGAAAAGCGATAGTTTTTGGAGGAGTTTTATTGGTCTTAGGTCATTTAGGAATGGCTTACGAAGGGAATGCTGCTACTCGATCAATAACAGGTGAAATCACAAGGGATGATGTTGCATTACAGGTGTTTTATTTTTCATTGGCGCTCATCATCTTAGGGGTTGGTTTTTTGAAGGCGAATATATCTTCTTTGGTAGGAGAACTTTATGAAATAGGAGATAAGAGGAGAGATTCAGGGTTTACCATTTTTTATATGGGTATTAATCTGGGATCATTTTTAGCAACCATTGTTTGTGTGTGGTTGGGAGAAAGATATGGTTGGAGTTATGGTTTTGGCGCGGCGGGAATTGGTATGACTTTAGGGCTAATAACTTTTATTGTAGGTAAAAGAAGTTTGATGGGTAAAGGAGAATCTAATAATCCAGAGTTCCTGAATAAATTAACTTTTGGAGTTAAAAATGAATGGTTAATTTATATGGGGAGCGTTTTATCAACTGTTGTTTTTTGGCAAATGGTTCAAAAACATGAGGCAGTATCAGTATCTCTCATGATAGCAGGAGCAGTGTCTTTTATTTATATAGTGTACTATGCAATAACGCAGTTGAATAGTAAAGCAAGGCAGCAATTGTTTGCTTTAACAATTTTAATTGTTTTTACAATTATTTTTTGGGCATTATTTGAACAAGCATATACTTCATTAAATTTATTTGCTGATAGAGTTTTAGATAGAGGACAAATAGCCGCAGGTACTTTCTTGAGTCTAAATGCATTTTTTATTATTGTATTAGCTCCTGTATTTGCATGGTTATGGGTAAAACTAGGAAAAAATAACCCTAATACAGCTGTAAAGTTTTCACTAGCATTGATATTTGTAGGGTTAGGCTTTGGTTCTTTAGTTTTAGGAATTAATGGCTCTGGATCAGCAAAAGTAGCTATGTATTGGTTAGTATTAACCTATTTTTTACATACTTGTGGAGAGTTATGTTTGTCCCCTGTAGGGCTTTCTGCGGTAACGAAACTTTCTCCACCTAAAATTGTAGGGTTTATGATGGGAGTTTGGTTTTTAGCCACAGCAAGTTCAGAGTTTATAGCATCTGTATTGGCAAATATAGCATCTATAGATACTTCTAATGGAACAGCATTAGACTTGAATGTGGCAAAAGAAAGTTATTTGCAATTATTTGAGTATTTATTTTATACAGGAATCAGTTTTGGAGTCGCATTATTAATATTATCTCCTTTTGTAAAGAAAATGATGCACGGCGTAGATATAGATGATAGTGGTGAGGACGAAATATTATTAGAAGAAAAACACTAA
- a CDS encoding peptide MFS transporter: MSTDIENLFKDKVLGHPAGLFVLFFTEMWERFSFYGMRVLLINFLTMALVGYNPGWEWTVENAGALFGTYAMLLYITPIIGGIIADKITGYRWAVIIGAAIMTLGHVSMAFETEFSLYLGLALLVIGTGFFKPTMTSIISEMYKENPEKKDGAYTIYYMGVNAGAFFGMMLCGYLAEKVGWAYGFGLAGVFMLLGTLQFWLAGSLFGSIGAKPSKEHVVEVPQNINEEYPEKRTDGGAEEPLNPFTTLDKILIIISSVIGLGYAFNDPLSKIGGIDMFSALETTIKGVKLEGQYIAVLFALALFLFLVISRISRYTKVVRDRMVAFIIFAFFTVFFWLSFEQGASSLVIFARDNVDRLLSGTEATIFNIVNTLLTVVPLVIITYVLYVLWKKTYSKIPGSNVVLVICFLGMWTVVGWMLNRDFNTTAYDVIFQAIETPVLDEQGMHKKNEDGVLQYSYTAITTQTQLNNTDKVVERTTSIAEPIALKVGDKVHIITKNNEGTEFGYLDAERLQYAKDNAKKLSRDNGIVNATVSEIKENEVEITVSWFSILNSFFIIAFASMFSRWWDSKYNPSAAMKYALGLIIMAIGFGLLAYGSYGMKEGVKVSMIWLVLAYLFHTLGELCLSPVGLSYVSKLVPARMIAFMFGMWYLAIAIGNKLAAVLGGQIENITKQYDLSTFFLIFTIVPLVAGVLVFLLNPVIKKLMHGVK; this comes from the coding sequence ATGAGTACAGATATAGAAAATTTATTTAAAGACAAAGTTTTAGGACACCCAGCGGGGTTGTTTGTACTGTTTTTTACAGAAATGTGGGAGCGTTTTTCATTTTATGGAATGCGTGTTTTGTTAATTAATTTTTTAACAATGGCCTTGGTAGGGTATAATCCAGGCTGGGAATGGACCGTAGAAAATGCAGGTGCTTTGTTTGGTACTTATGCAATGCTATTATACATTACGCCTATTATAGGAGGAATTATTGCTGATAAAATTACAGGATATCGTTGGGCGGTAATTATTGGAGCGGCGATAATGACGTTAGGGCACGTTTCTATGGCATTTGAAACAGAATTTTCTTTGTATCTAGGATTGGCATTGTTGGTAATTGGTACGGGTTTTTTTAAGCCGACTATGACTTCTATTATCTCAGAAATGTATAAAGAGAATCCAGAGAAGAAAGATGGAGCATACACCATTTATTATATGGGAGTGAATGCAGGTGCCTTTTTCGGAATGATGCTGTGTGGTTATTTGGCAGAAAAAGTAGGATGGGCATATGGATTTGGTTTAGCAGGGGTTTTTATGTTGCTAGGAACTTTACAATTTTGGCTAGCAGGAAGCTTATTTGGGAGTATTGGTGCAAAACCGTCAAAAGAGCATGTAGTGGAGGTGCCTCAGAATATAAATGAAGAATATCCTGAGAAAAGAACAGATGGTGGAGCTGAAGAGCCGCTAAATCCATTTACAACATTAGATAAAATTTTAATTATTATCTCATCTGTTATTGGTTTAGGATATGCATTTAATGATCCTTTATCGAAAATTGGAGGAATAGATATGTTTTCTGCTTTGGAAACTACTATAAAAGGGGTGAAATTAGAAGGGCAGTATATTGCTGTTTTATTTGCCTTAGCATTGTTCCTTTTCTTAGTTATTAGTAGAATTAGCCGTTATACAAAGGTTGTTAGAGATCGTATGGTTGCTTTTATAATTTTTGCTTTTTTTACAGTATTCTTTTGGTTATCTTTTGAACAAGGGGCCTCTTCTTTAGTAATTTTTGCTCGTGATAATGTAGATAGATTATTGAGTGGAACAGAAGCAACAATATTCAATATAGTGAATACATTACTTACGGTAGTTCCTTTAGTTATTATTACTTATGTTTTATATGTTTTATGGAAAAAGACATACAGTAAAATACCAGGTTCTAATGTTGTTTTAGTCATTTGCTTTTTGGGAATGTGGACAGTAGTTGGTTGGATGTTGAATAGAGATTTTAATACAACGGCTTATGATGTAATATTTCAAGCAATAGAAACTCCTGTTTTGGATGAGCAAGGGATGCATAAGAAAAATGAAGATGGAGTTTTACAATATAGTTATACAGCGATAACAACACAAACACAGTTAAATAACACAGATAAGGTTGTAGAAAGAACTACTTCTATAGCGGAACCTATTGCTTTGAAAGTAGGAGATAAGGTACATATTATTACCAAAAACAATGAAGGAACAGAATTTGGATACTTAGATGCAGAGCGTTTGCAATATGCAAAAGACAATGCTAAAAAATTAAGTAGGGATAATGGTATTGTAAACGCAACAGTATCAGAAATAAAAGAGAATGAGGTGGAAATAACAGTGTCTTGGTTTTCAATCTTGAATTCATTCTTTATCATTGCATTTGCTTCTATGTTTTCAAGATGGTGGGATTCTAAATACAATCCATCGGCAGCAATGAAGTACGCTTTAGGATTGATCATAATGGCTATTGGTTTTGGTTTATTAGCGTATGGTTCCTATGGAATGAAAGAAGGGGTGAAGGTAAGTATGATTTGGTTAGTGTTGGCATATTTATTTCATACTTTAGGAGAATTGTGCTTGTCGCCAGTAGGATTGTCTTATGTTTCTAAATTAGTGCCAGCACGTATGATTGCCTTTATGTTTGGTATGTGGTATCTAGCAATTGCTATAGGAAATAAGTTAGCAGCCGTTTTAGGAGGGCAAATTGAAAATATTACGAAACAATATGATCTATCTACCTTCTTTTTAATATTTACCATTGTTCCATTAGTAGCAGGAGTTTTAGTGTTTTTATTAAATCCTGTAATTAAAAAGTTAATGCACGGAGTGAAATAA
- a CDS encoding thioredoxin family protein, which yields MKNIIIALLLMVSTTVIQAQGVKWMSFEEAIALSKKDPKPVLIDIYTNWCGWCKKMDNTTYQNEVVINYINENYYPVKLNGEEKREIEFKGKVFKYKGQGRRGYHELAAAIMNGKLSYPSTAFLNEELQLLQNVSGYLTEKRLEKILAFFNNKTYKTVKWKDFDKNFKSEI from the coding sequence ATGAAAAATATAATAATAGCACTACTCTTAATGGTAAGCACTACTGTAATTCAAGCTCAGGGAGTAAAATGGATGTCATTTGAAGAAGCAATAGCCCTAAGTAAGAAAGATCCTAAACCCGTGCTAATAGATATTTATACAAATTGGTGTGGATGGTGCAAAAAAATGGATAATACCACTTATCAAAATGAGGTAGTTATTAATTATATAAATGAAAATTATTATCCAGTAAAACTCAATGGAGAGGAAAAGAGAGAGATTGAATTTAAAGGGAAGGTGTTTAAATATAAAGGGCAAGGAAGAAGAGGATATCATGAATTAGCCGCTGCTATTATGAACGGGAAATTAAGTTATCCTTCCACTGCTTTTTTAAATGAAGAATTGCAATTACTTCAAAATGTATCAGGTTATTTGACAGAGAAACGTTTAGAAAAAATATTAGCTTTTTTTAATAATAAAACTTACAAAACTGTAAAATGGAAGGATTTCGATAAAAATTTTAAAAGTGAAATTTAA